A window from Methyloterricola oryzae encodes these proteins:
- a CDS encoding transposase, with protein sequence MDSSPKRTRRFHSVAFKRQVVDACRQPGASIAAVALAHGINANLARRWLRESGSVSASR encoded by the coding sequence ATGGACTCATCTCCCAAGCGTACCCGGCGCTTCCATAGCGTTGCTTTCAAGCGGCAGGTGGTGGACGCCTGCCGACAGCCCGGTGCCTCAATTGCCGCGGTCGCGCTGGCACACGGCATCAACGCCAACCTGGCGCGGCGTTGGCTGCGCGAATCGGGCAGCGTAAGTGCCTCCAGAT